The genomic region TACCGGTGGCGCTGGCGGAATTGGGAGTGGTATGGCAAAGGCAATGGTGAACGAGGGTGCCATTGTCACTATTGTTGACGTCAATAAGGAGAGTGGGGAATCGATGGAAAAAGAATTACAAGCCATCTCCCCTCAATCGATGTTTCTGCAAGCAGATTTAATGGATCATGATAACCTGGAGCAGATTATAAGTACAGTTGTGAATAAGTACGGTAAACTTGATGTATTAGTAAATAATGCACACGCTTCCAGGCAAAAAACAATGGAGGAGACTACGCAATCGGATTTAGATTTATCCTTTGGTACAGGATTTTATCCAACTTTCTATTTAATGAAGGCTGCCCTCCCCTATTTAAAGGAAACAAAAGGCAATATTATTAATTTTGCTTCCGGAGCCGGTTTAAATGGCCATAAAACACAAGGGGCCTATGCGGCTGCTAAGGAAGCTATCCGCGGAATTTCACGAGTTGCTGCTAACGAATGGGGAGAATTCGGAATCAATGTTAACCTGATTAGTCCGATAGCAAATTCACCAGGAGTGGAAGCATGGGCTAAAGCACAGCCACAATATTATGAAGCTGTTAAAAACAATATTCCATTAGGCCGATTCGGTGATATTGAGCAGGATATCGGGCCTGTGGCAGTATTCCTCGCTTCTGATGACTCACAATATGTTACAGGACAAACGATTATGGTTGATGGAGGTTCTATAATGCTTCATTAAACATATTTTAAATTTTTAGGAGTCGATAGTATTGAAAGATCATAATATGTTTAAGCTTATCCACACCATACAACGAATTAACAATGAACACATTATAAAATTTACTAAATCGTTCTCATATCCGATAGGTATTTCGCCGATTCTTGTATTATCTCAATTAAAAGCAGATGGCCCTCAAAAACAAGTGGATTTGGCAGATTCTCTCGGTTATACCAAAGGTGCAATGACAAATATTGCTAATAAATTAGTGACATTAAACCTTGCTAAGAAGGTCTATGACGAAGAGGACCGACGAACCATTCGACTGGATATCACACCTCTGGGCGAAACAGCTTTACAAGAAGCACAAGCAATCGGCCAAAAAATATTTATCCAGCATTTTGAAGTATTAAGTGAAAAAGAACTCGAATTCTATATGGAGATTCAAGAGAAATTAATGAAGGAAATAGAAAAATCAGATACGTAACAAAAGAACTTAGGAGGTATTCTTATGGGAAGACTTGATCAAAAAATCGCCATAATTACTGGGGGAGCTCGCGGAATGGGAGCTTCACACGCTCGATTATTTGTAAAAGAAGGTGCTAAAGTAGTAATTGGTGATATTATGGAAGAGGATGGACAAGCTTTAGCAGAAGAACTAGGGGAAAATGCCAGATTCGTAAAACTTGATGTTACAAAATCAGATGATTGGCAACAAGTAGTTACAGAAACCGAAAAAGCATTTGGTCCGGTTAATATTTTAGTGAATAATGCTGGAATTAGTATGAATAAATC from Virgibacillus sp. MSP4-1 harbors:
- a CDS encoding MarR family winged helix-turn-helix transcriptional regulator; this encodes MKDHNMFKLIHTIQRINNEHIIKFTKSFSYPIGISPILVLSQLKADGPQKQVDLADSLGYTKGAMTNIANKLVTLNLAKKVYDEEDRRTIRLDITPLGETALQEAQAIGQKIFIQHFEVLSEKELEFYMEIQEKLMKEIEKSDT
- a CDS encoding SDR family NAD(P)-dependent oxidoreductase, whose product is MGKLKNKIVVITGGAGGIGSGMAKAMVNEGAIVTIVDVNKESGESMEKELQAISPQSMFLQADLMDHDNLEQIISTVVNKYGKLDVLVNNAHASRQKTMEETTQSDLDLSFGTGFYPTFYLMKAALPYLKETKGNIINFASGAGLNGHKTQGAYAAAKEAIRGISRVAANEWGEFGINVNLISPIANSPGVEAWAKAQPQYYEAVKNNIPLGRFGDIEQDIGPVAVFLASDDSQYVTGQTIMVDGGSIMLH